Genomic segment of Paenibacillus sp. FSL R5-0623:
TTGTATCAATCCCCGGGTTGCCGTTTTCTTTCAAGCGGGTGTAAAGCACCACCCATGCTGTTGAGGAGTGCAGAATATCATAGAGGGTGTTGCGAAAGTCTGTTTCATCCGTGATGTGATATAACACATCCAGACAGACCGTCAGATCGGCTTGCAGGAAACCTCGGTTAATCCATAGGCCTGGTGTATACAGCATGAAACTCTTGGAAGAATCCTTGGCAAATTGGGAAGCACAACGCTTTATTGAAGATGCCGCTACATCCACGCCCAGGTAGTCCTCATAATTCATGTATTGCAACTGGTTGCCATCCCCACACCCAAACTCAATGACACGATGAATACCTTCACGTTGAATCAGTCCGTTCACGACCTCGGCCTTGAATTCAGCCAAAACCCCGTATGAACCCCTCCCGGAAGTTTCACCCGAACGATATGTTTCCTCCCAATACCCGATGTAATCAAAAGGCTGACGCATTATGTTTCCTCCAATCCTGTTAAAAGAAGTTCAAGACAGTCAATATACATAGGTATGCGCAATATTCGCAGGTATGATCGGTTGAAACAGGAATAGAAGATAAATTAATTTCCATAGAATTCCCTGAAAATCTCCTGAAAGTCTAAACATCTGGAAAGGACTAGCCGACATTAAACATAAGGAAAAAAATGATGATAATCGGGGGGAAATGATGTTAAAGCCAAGATTGACCAAGTACATGGTGATGATGCTGGTGTTGATGCTGAGTATTTCCAACGTAGGCTTGGCCGCTGCGGCAGATAAAGAACTGTCCAAAATTGTGGTTTCCAAGAATGAGATGTCGCTCGAAGTTGGTGATTCTGGGTCTGTTACTGTGACAGGGGTATATTCAGATAATACCTCGGCTAATGTAACGATTAGTACAACCTGGAGTAGCGAAGATACTTCGATAGCAACTGTATATAATGGTGCAATCACGGCCAAAAAGGAAGGTAAAGCGACGATTACCGCAGCTTACCAGGGCCAGAGTCAGACCGTTCAAGTGAAAGTAACGAAGAAGGTCAAAGCCCTTTCGAAAAACGTGCAAAGTCTGGATTTGCGCACTGGAGATACAAAAGAAATTATTTTGACAGCAACGTATAGTGACAATGAAACAAATAATGCAGCAGCAAGTACTGCAGAATGGTCTACCAGTGATGAGAAGGTTGCTACCGTTGTGAATGGTAAAGTAACTGGACAAAGCGCAGGTACGGCAGTTATTACTGCGAAAGTTGGCAGCCAAAGCGTGACGGTGGATGTTAACGTTGAAGTGGTTAAACGTGTAGATGTAGATAAACAGCAGGTTAACCTGTTGTTAAACAAAAGTGAAAGTGTGAAAGTGACGGCTACGTACCCAGATGGCACAACCAAAGATGTAACGGATCTGGCGGAGTGGACATCCAGCAATGAGAAGGTCGCAGACGTTCTTAAAGGCGAAATTACAGGATACTCGGCAGGTTCTGCCAAGATCACAGCCAAATACGGTACGAAATCCGTATCCGTTGACGTAGATGTAGATCTGACGAGCAAGCTGAGTGTGGAGAAACAAAGTATTTTCTTCCGTTTGAGCGACACAACTAAAACGGCTAATGTTGTTGTAACGGCTTCTTATCCAAACAGTAGCGATGTGAATGTAACGGATCAAGCAACATGGACATCTAGCAACGAGAAGGTTGCAACGGTGTTTAAGGGACAGATCACAGCCATTAGCGCAGGTTCAACAACGATCAAAGCAACCTATAGTGGAAAAACTGTAGAAATTGCTGTAGATGTAGATACGGCAAGATATCTGGATATCAAAGATGTAAATGACAAGCTCGCCATGAGTGTTACCGGTGATAACAAGTCTAAGACATTGGTAGCCAATGCCGAATATATTGATGCCAGTACAGAAAATGTAACTTCCAAAGCAACGTGGACTTCAAGCAATGCAGACGTTGTATATGTATCAAACGGCGATCTGATTGCATACAAATCCGGTACGGCTACGATCACTGTAGCTTATGGCGGTAAAACGGTTAAATTCACAGTGAATGTAGACGTAGCAGACAAGTATGAAATGGATAAGAAAAAAGCATCAGTAGCTGTTGGTGGAACGACTTCTGCCAAAGTACTGGCGTTGTATGGTGAAACATCCAAAGATGTATCTGAAGATGCAACTTGGAGCAGCAGCAGCGACAAAATCGCTGAGGTAGATAGCAAAGGGGTTATCACAGGTGTTGCTACAGGTAAAGTAACCATTACCGCGAAGATTGAAGGCAAAACACTGACTCTGCCTGTTGAAGTAGGTATGGCTAGTGGACTGGAAGCAGATGTGAACTTCGTTGTTCTGTCCGCCAAAGAAACACAGAATATTCTTCTGACAGGTACGGATGAAGATGGCAACACGCTGGATGTAACATCCGAAGCAACTTGGAAATCCAGCAACTCACGTGTAGCGGATGTGAAAAAAGGTGTGATCACAGGTAACAGCAGTGGTAAAGCCAACATCACAGCCGAATACGGCTCCAAAAAAGTGACGATTCAGGTTGAAGTGGATGTCATCTCACGTATTGAAGCTTCCGAGCTGGCTCTTTCCCTGAAATCAGGCGATACAGCTGATCTGACGGTAACTGCCTTCTTGAGCGACGGTAGCGAGCGTGATGTTACGGACAAAGCTGAATGGAAAACGAACAGCTACAAAGTAGCTCAAGTGACCAAAGGTAAAGTCAAAGCTACAGGTTCAGGTAAAGCCAAAATTACTGCAAAATACGGTAGCAAGTCTGTAACCATTGCTGTAGATGTGGATACACTGAAATATTTGCAGACGGATAAAGTAACGTTGACTATGAAACCTGGTGAAAAAGTAACCGTGGCTGCAACTGCAACGTATGCCGATGGCAGTGAAGCTAATGTATCCAAGCCGGCTCTCTGGAAATCTTCCCGTATTGCAACAGCATCGGTGAAAGATGGAATTATTCAGGCGAACGGCAAAGGTAAAGCGACAATTACGGTGACATTTGCAGGTGTGAAAACAAAAGTAACGGTAGTGGTTGAAGCGAAGTAATTGCTTTTCCAAATGTGAGCGTGAAACGCGCAAATAAAAACGGTGATGCCAGCTAATAGCTGGTATCACCGTTTTCTGTTTATAAACTAGAACGTGTCTCCAAGCGCTAACGAATCTGAAACGTCTTATTCAGGGATCGTCCCCTGTAGGTTCTATAACTACATCGTGTGAGACAGTACCAACGTACCATAGGCAAAAGCGATCACGATCAGAATGGCTGGATGCAGCTTGGTCTTGGTCATAACCCAGAGCGAGATGCCTGCGATGATCAACGTCTGCCAGATACCGATGGAATCAGTGGATAGCTGCCCGAATTCCCATGTAAGCAGAATCATGAGTACAGCGATAACAGGCTGCACGAGTAGGGTCATGCCTTTGACTTTGGGTGACGTGCGATGTTTGTTCAACAGACGAAGTAATATAATTAGTGCGGTTGCGGAAGGGACGATTGTAGCAAAACTTGCGATAAATGCCCCAAACCAGCCTGCCACGTGGTACCCGACAAATGCAGCAATTTTGGTTGCAATCGGGCCAGGAAGGGCGTTACCAATCGCCAGTACATCCCCAAATTGCTCGGTAGTCATCCAATGATAGTGGTTCACAATCTCTTCCTGCATGAGCGGAATGGAGGCCGGACCACCCCCATATCCCAAGATGTTTGCTACGAAAAATCCCCAAAATAATTCCCACCAAGTCTGGAGCATCCTTAGGACACCTCCTTATCGGACTTGCCTTTGGATTTGAAGCGCTGGACTAGCTCCAGATGGAAGACACCATATCCAAGGAAAACCGCGATCACAATCCCCGGATGGATATCCAGCAGCTGCAACAGTACAAAGGCAATTACGCCGAATAGGGCGGCAAAAACTTTACCGAGTCCCTTCCAGGCTTTCATGGCAAACTCATAAGCCATCATGCCCAGCATGACAAAAATGACCGGCCGCACGGCGGCTACCATGCCTGCCACCACTTTCGACTCGCGTAGTGCGTACATGGAACCGAGCAGAGCAATAATGGCAATACTGGTCGGTAAGATGTGAGCGAGTACGGACACAATCGCGCCCACCACACCTTTGGTTTTATAACCGAGATATGCGGCCATCTTGGTCGCGATGGGACCCGGCAGGGCATTGGCGATAGCCAAAATCTCGCCGAACTCCTCATCACTGACCCATTTGTAACGCGTAACGGCTTCGTAACGGATTAACGGGATCACCGAAGGGCCGCCGCCATATCCGAGAATTCCGGTTCGTACCATTCCGATGACGAGACCGTTGTAATCTTTCCAACCCATGCTGATTTCCTCCTAGAGTCTCATGCCCATCCGGCTTTTATAACGTTTCAACAATAGCTGTGATTCCACTTTGACGATACCCGGCATCTTATAGAGCTTCTCCAGCAAAAACTGCTCCATCTCTTCCATATCCGCAAAAATACCGTGCATGTGCAGTGTACTCGGGCCTGTCATATGATAAAGGCTGGTGACGGCTGGCTCTTCATCCAGTTTCTCAGCGACTTCATCCAGGAAGGGCGGTTCGACATCGACATTGAAAAAAGCCGAGACCTGGAGCCCAACTTTGCCAGGGTTGATCACAACGGTGAAGCGTTCGATGATTCCTTTTTCGGATAAAGCATTAATGCGTGCCTGAACAGCCACACGTGACAACCCGATCTGTGTACCCAGATCCGTATAGGATATTCGGCTGTTGTGGTGAAGCGCAGCGATAATTTTGCGATCCATCTCGTCCAGATTGTACATTTGTGGAATTTCTCCTCCTTTGGAGGAGCGTTTCTCTGACATGTTGACCATCCTTTTCTCTCGCTATATGAAATGAACAATGAAATTTTACTAATCATACAATGTGTATGTGGCATTCATAGTTTAATGACGAATCGTAATTGGAGTCAATCTATTTATCATGATTATTGAATTTAACCGATTTTGAGCCTTCATTTTGTCATTTCGACCAATCGGAAAATAAAAAGACCACTCGCACAGTCCAATAGCGAGTAGCCGGTTAATAGATAGCTGGAGAGAAGCGAGAGCACGATACGAAGAAATTCGGTTATGCTCGGGCTGTCTTGGGCAGTAAAAGGGTAACGGTTGTCCCTTCGCCAGGCTCGGAAGACACTCTTAACGTTCCTCCTGCGCCACGGGCACGCTCTTCCATACTGAACAATCCAACACCATTGCCAGCGGTTACTTCGCTGAATCCCGCGCCCTGGTCTTCAATAATAACCATCGTCATGTCCTCGGCGTCTTCTATAGTAACACGTGCCTCGGCAACATCAGCATACTTCGCGACATTGGTTAAGGCTTCCTGAATAATCCGGTAGATGGCTATCTCCCGGTTCATCTCCAATCGTTTGCGCAAATTACATTCCAGATCAACTTCGATCCCGTAGTGACGGGTGTAATTCTCGATATACGTACGAATCGCCGGAACAACACCCAGGTCATCCAGAACGGATGGTCTCAGCTCCCATGCCATACCGCGTACATCTTCCATGATACCCGTGACCTGCTTACGAAGTGCTTCAACCCCGGGTTGAGGCTGGTCTGCCAGCAGTCGGTCCATCTGAATCACCAGAGAGAAGAGACTCTGTCCAATCCCGTCATGCAGTTCACGCGAGATCCGGCGTCGTTCCTCTTCCTGAATATTCATGACCTGGGACATCATCTTCTGCAATTCGGCCTCGACTGATTTCAGCTTGGTGACCTCACTACGTACAGCCAGGTATTGATATGGCTCGCCGTCGTTATCAAGGAAAGGCACGATGGTGGTGTTGACCCAATAATGACTGCCATCTCTGGCACGATTGAGAATTTCCCCGTTCCATACCTTACCTGAGGATATCGTGTCCCACAGGTTTTTCATAAAGCTTTTGCCATGGTATCCGGAATTAATGATTCGATGATCCTTGCCGATCAGTTCCTCGCGCTCATACTGCGAGATTTCACAGAATTTATCATTCACATACTGGATTTTACCCTTGCGGTCTGTCAGGGCTACAATGGAGGATTCATCCAAGGCAAATTTCAGGTCACTCAGTTGATGCAGGGAACCCTTCAACCTGCTGCGAAATTCATTATCCGTAATGTGATTATCGATTTCGTTCAGCAGGAGGCGTACGGGCTGGTCTGCGAGTCCACTTAGTCTGTTCTTGCGTGCACTACTCAAAGTTCAGCAACCCCTTTTTCATGGCGAATTTCACCAGTTCCGGTCGTGTACGCAGGCCAAGTTTCTCCATCAGATTGCTTTTGTGGGATTCGACCGTTTTGACACTGATGATCAGATGTTCGGCGATTTCCTTGTTGGCGTATCCTTTGGCAATCCAGGACAAAATCTCTTTCTCCCGCTCGGATAACGTGTCATACGGTCCGGCGTTTTCCTGTTTGGCTTTGTCCAGGTATTCACTCATCAGCCGCTTGGTCGCACTTGGGTACAGATAGGCGCTACCCTCTGCTACGGAACGAATTGCGGCAAGCAATTCTTCATGCGGCGCACTTTTGAGGATATATCCGGATGCTCCTGCATGGATGGCGCGGAACAGATATTCTTCATCGTCATGCATGGTCAGTATCAAAATGGAGACATCCGGCATCAATTTCTTCAATTCAGCGGTAGCGGTCAGACCGTCTTTGCCTGGTGGCATGCTGAAATCCATCAAGACCACATCTGGTTTCAACTCTTGAGCCTTGGCAATGGCTTCATCGCCATCTGCGGCATCTCCAACGATATGTATATCATTCTTTCCTTCAAGTAAGGCGATCAGCCCGGAACGTACGACAACATGGTCGTCTACAACTAATAGTTGAATCACATGATTTCCCCCTGTCCGCTTCCTTAGTTCTATCTATATCATAACAAAAAAGGAAGCCATTCAGAGCTTTAATCTCCGAATAGCTTCTCTCACGCTCTAGTTCAAACTATTATCCAAACACCTTCGGCTGAAGATGTATAGCAAATTGCTCCGTCTGCCGGATCATGTCCGGTGAGAAGGTGCAAGGCAGTCTGCTGCCAACGAGCAGCACGGCACCGGGCAGGCTTCCTTCCTGGAACACAGGTACCGCTATGGCACTTACCAGCCGCTCAGCAAGCATTAACGGGCAACGACCGGGTGTGTGCTCCCCGGTGGATTGTGCATCAGATCGGGCTGTGCGCCCAGTCCGAAGGGCTGTGCCTACCAGATCTTGTCCGGGGCGCATTTCCATGCGTTTCACCCGTTCATTACTAGCCCCAGAGGTATACTTCCAGCGTAGCATCGTCCCGTTCAGACAGGCAAGACCACAGAAGTCGCTGGATGTGTTCAGGCGCAGGCCGTCGATCATCTCCTGAATGCCGGATGGCAGTTCATCATGCATGAGAGGACACTTCCTTTTTCAGAAATTATAACGTACGTAACGTGGAATTATTATCATTAACCTTTCAGGATCATCTTAAAGTAAGGGTATTACAATGTTAGTTCTATTGTAGACCCATTCACGTACGTTGTAATTCAGGGAAAACCCCTATTTCCGTTCCGTAATCTACTGAACTTGGGCAGTGGAGGACTCCTGACTCAGGTACACCAAGGGATTGAAGAAATGCGAAGGATGAGGCATATCGGTGAAATGTGACTTTTCTCACAGCAAATTCAGGGAGTTTCTTGTCAATGATCAGGTAATCCCCCGATAACCCTGAAGCTACTTTCGCGATATGATGTATACATAAGGAATCACCGAGGGGGACGAAGGTAATGGGTACAGTATTTGTGGAAAGAACAACCCAAAGAACAGAGCAGAAACAAACGGAGGCGGGCAAAATGACACGAGAAACAGGCGGAATCCTTTCGTTCGTTACACCTGAGCAATGGGACCTGATTGAAGCGAAAATGCAACCCAAACGGGTAAAGTCGGGGTATAGTCTCTTTCTAGAAGGCGATGAAGCCGGATATCTGTACTACATTCGTTCGGGACGAGTGAAAATGACCAAGTCGACGGAGGATGGGAAGGAAATTATTTTATCCATTCAGCAAAGCGGCGATCTCATCGGTGAATTCGGCGGCATCGGCGGATTTAATCATAGCTACAGTGCAGAGATGGCGGAAAAAGGGGAGCTGGCGATTATCTCGCTTAGCGATCTGGAAAGCATACTCAGCAAACATGGCGACCTTGCCTTGAAATTCTTGCAATGGATGGCACTGTCGCAGCGGATTACCCAGTCGAGATTCCGTGATTTGCTGCTCTATGGCAAGGCTGGTGCGCTCGCTTCGACACTGATCCGTGCCAGCAATTCGTATGGCAGGGTTACACCGGATGGCATCGTGCTAGAGATGAAGCTGAACCATACCGATCTTGCCGAGATGATTGGAGCTACCCGGGAGAGCGTAACGCGGATGCTGGGGGCATGGAAGGAACAAGGTACGCTGGATATGATGGACGGAAAACTGATGATTCGGGATCTGGCTGCCTTGCGTTGCATGTGCGGATGTCCGACATTCCCAAGTTGCCCCGTAGAGTTGTGCCGGTTGTAAAATAGCTTGTTCCGGGAGTGTATCTCCATTGGCGATTGGGGTCGTTACGGAGAACAATAAAAAGAGCTGGCATCCGTATAATCGGTGTCAGCTTTTTTGATGTATGAGGAAAATTACATATGTAACAATTGGTCTCCATTGGCGGCGCCATATTCACTGGATAGAATCGAATAGATCACAGAGTCATGAAAGGAACCTTTGTAGAACCAGTGCTCGCGCAATAGCCCTTCTCGCTGCATGCCGATCTTCTTCATGACATTCTCCGAAGCTGTGTTGTGCGGACGGCATTTGGCGTAAATCCGGTGCATGCCCAGTTCATTGAAACCAAAACCTATTAGAGCACTGGCTGCTTCGGCGGCATACCCTTTTCCTTGATAGGCGGGATTAAGGACGTAACCGATCTCTGCATTGGTTTTCTCCATCACGTGAATACCTACTCCACCAAGGAGAGTTCCATCACTTTTCAAACATATCGCCAGTTCATAGCCTTCTCGTGGTTGTGTCTGCTGCATGTCCAACACAAACTGCACGTATGCTCGCGTATCTTCTTCTGTATTCGGTCCCCATGCCGTATGCTGAGTAACTTCTGTCATGGATGTGTAGCTATGTATACTTTTCCAGTCTGTCTCCAGAATATCCCTGATGATGAGTCGTTCGGTCTCCAATTGCATCGTTGTTCCCCTCCTATATAAATTGAACTAAAGAATATTACACTTGCCACTCCGATGACAGAACAACCTATCCGATCGCTGTTATCCCAGATTGTTTGGATTCCCTTTTTCAAAGAGAAAATCCGGGGATAAAGGCGAGGTGTATGCTTCCGAAGCAGCTTTCTTTCAGAAAGCTTTTAGCTCCGCTTCTTCAGGTTATTTCTGTCCTCTCCGTTTCTCGTGTAAATGTTTAGTTCAATTATATAATAAAACAAAAATAGCCCAATAACCGATTCATGTAAAGAATGGGTTATGAGCTATGTAAGTATA
This window contains:
- a CDS encoding class I SAM-dependent methyltransferase produces the protein MRQPFDYIGYWEETYRSGETSGRGSYGVLAEFKAEVVNGLIQREGIHRVIEFGCGDGNQLQYMNYEDYLGVDVAASSIKRCASQFAKDSSKSFMLYTPGLWINRGFLQADLTVCLDVLYHITDETDFRNTLYDILHSSTAWVVLYTRLKENGNPGIDTIQDRNLFEYLFDYPDFKVHEIIPQRYPDQSSADFVILRRTPSK
- a CDS encoding Ig-like domain-containing protein, which produces MTKYMVMMLVLMLSISNVGLAAAADKELSKIVVSKNEMSLEVGDSGSVTVTGVYSDNTSANVTISTTWSSEDTSIATVYNGAITAKKEGKATITAAYQGQSQTVQVKVTKKVKALSKNVQSLDLRTGDTKEIILTATYSDNETNNAAASTAEWSTSDEKVATVVNGKVTGQSAGTAVITAKVGSQSVTVDVNVEVVKRVDVDKQQVNLLLNKSESVKVTATYPDGTTKDVTDLAEWTSSNEKVADVLKGEITGYSAGSAKITAKYGTKSVSVDVDVDLTSKLSVEKQSIFFRLSDTTKTANVVVTASYPNSSDVNVTDQATWTSSNEKVATVFKGQITAISAGSTTIKATYSGKTVEIAVDVDTARYLDIKDVNDKLAMSVTGDNKSKTLVANAEYIDASTENVTSKATWTSSNADVVYVSNGDLIAYKSGTATITVAYGGKTVKFTVNVDVADKYEMDKKKASVAVGGTTSAKVLALYGETSKDVSEDATWSSSSDKIAEVDSKGVITGVATGKVTITAKIEGKTLTLPVEVGMASGLEADVNFVVLSAKETQNILLTGTDEDGNTLDVTSEATWKSSNSRVADVKKGVITGNSSGKANITAEYGSKKVTIQVEVDVISRIEASELALSLKSGDTADLTVTAFLSDGSERDVTDKAEWKTNSYKVAQVTKGKVKATGSGKAKITAKYGSKSVTIAVDVDTLKYLQTDKVTLTMKPGEKVTVAATATYADGSEANVSKPALWKSSRIATASVKDGIIQANGKGKATITVTFAGVKTKVTVVVEAK
- a CDS encoding chromate transporter, whose translation is MLQTWWELFWGFFVANILGYGGGPASIPLMQEEIVNHYHWMTTEQFGDVLAIGNALPGPIATKIAAFVGYHVAGWFGAFIASFATIVPSATALIILLRLLNKHRTSPKVKGMTLLVQPVIAVLMILLTWEFGQLSTDSIGIWQTLIIAGISLWVMTKTKLHPAILIVIAFAYGTLVLSHTM
- a CDS encoding chromate transporter, coding for MGWKDYNGLVIGMVRTGILGYGGGPSVIPLIRYEAVTRYKWVSDEEFGEILAIANALPGPIATKMAAYLGYKTKGVVGAIVSVLAHILPTSIAIIALLGSMYALRESKVVAGMVAAVRPVIFVMLGMMAYEFAMKAWKGLGKVFAALFGVIAFVLLQLLDIHPGIVIAVFLGYGVFHLELVQRFKSKGKSDKEVS
- a CDS encoding Lrp/AsnC family transcriptional regulator, with protein sequence MSEKRSSKGGEIPQMYNLDEMDRKIIAALHHNSRISYTDLGTQIGLSRVAVQARINALSEKGIIERFTVVINPGKVGLQVSAFFNVDVEPPFLDEVAEKLDEEPAVTSLYHMTGPSTLHMHGIFADMEEMEQFLLEKLYKMPGIVKVESQLLLKRYKSRMGMRL
- a CDS encoding PAS domain-containing protein, which gives rise to MSSARKNRLSGLADQPVRLLLNEIDNHITDNEFRSRLKGSLHQLSDLKFALDESSIVALTDRKGKIQYVNDKFCEISQYEREELIGKDHRIINSGYHGKSFMKNLWDTISSGKVWNGEILNRARDGSHYWVNTTIVPFLDNDGEPYQYLAVRSEVTKLKSVEAELQKMMSQVMNIQEEERRRISRELHDGIGQSLFSLVIQMDRLLADQPQPGVEALRKQVTGIMEDVRGMAWELRPSVLDDLGVVPAIRTYIENYTRHYGIEVDLECNLRKRLEMNREIAIYRIIQEALTNVAKYADVAEARVTIEDAEDMTMVIIEDQGAGFSEVTAGNGVGLFSMEERARGAGGTLRVSSEPGEGTTVTLLLPKTARA
- a CDS encoding response regulator transcription factor; protein product: MIQLLVVDDHVVVRSGLIALLEGKNDIHIVGDAADGDEAIAKAQELKPDVVLMDFSMPPGKDGLTATAELKKLMPDVSILILTMHDDEEYLFRAIHAGASGYILKSAPHEELLAAIRSVAEGSAYLYPSATKRLMSEYLDKAKQENAGPYDTLSEREKEILSWIAKGYANKEIAEHLIISVKTVESHKSNLMEKLGLRTRPELVKFAMKKGLLNFE
- a CDS encoding GAF domain-containing protein; amino-acid sequence: MHDELPSGIQEMIDGLRLNTSSDFCGLACLNGTMLRWKYTSGASNERVKRMEMRPGQDLVGTALRTGRTARSDAQSTGEHTPGRCPLMLAERLVSAIAVPVFQEGSLPGAVLLVGSRLPCTFSPDMIRQTEQFAIHLQPKVFG
- a CDS encoding Crp/Fnr family transcriptional regulator, which codes for MGTVFVERTTQRTEQKQTEAGKMTRETGGILSFVTPEQWDLIEAKMQPKRVKSGYSLFLEGDEAGYLYYIRSGRVKMTKSTEDGKEIILSIQQSGDLIGEFGGIGGFNHSYSAEMAEKGELAIISLSDLESILSKHGDLALKFLQWMALSQRITQSRFRDLLLYGKAGALASTLIRASNSYGRVTPDGIVLEMKLNHTDLAEMIGATRESVTRMLGAWKEQGTLDMMDGKLMIRDLAALRCMCGCPTFPSCPVELCRL
- a CDS encoding GNAT family protein, with translation MQLETERLIIRDILETDWKSIHSYTSMTEVTQHTAWGPNTEEDTRAYVQFVLDMQQTQPREGYELAICLKSDGTLLGGVGIHVMEKTNAEIGYVLNPAYQGKGYAAEAASALIGFGFNELGMHRIYAKCRPHNTASENVMKKIGMQREGLLREHWFYKGSFHDSVIYSILSSEYGAANGDQLLHM